The nucleotide sequence ACCCCCGGGTCTCGGTGGTCGTCGACGCCGGGGACGACTTCGACGAGCTGCGCGGCGTCGAGCTGTTCGGCGAGGTCGAGGTGGCCTCGGAGGTGCCCCGCACGTCCGAGCCACGGCCGGAGCTGACCGACGTCGAGCGTCGTTACGCCGAGAAGTACTCCGGTACGCCCGATTTCGTGGCCGACGGACGGCACGCGTGGCTCCGGATGCGCCCCGCCGCGGTGGTGAGCTGGGACTTCCGCAAGAACCCGGCGCTGAAACCGCGCCGGAGCGGTTGACGCCGCTCCGGACCCCGAGCATGATTACAACATCATTATAGGATGGCTGTAACTTGGCTTGAAAAAGATTGAAGCCGAGCCGTCCGGCCCGCGACGACGCGTCGCCTGACCCGAGGTACGCCCGTGGACACCTTCTTGCCCTTCATCGTCTCCGGTCTGGTGACCGGATCGGTCCTGGGCCTGGCCGGCACCGGCCTGGTCCTGACCTACAAGACGTCCGGCATCTTCAACATCGGCCACGGGGCGATCGCCGCCGCTGCCGCGTTCGTCTTCTACTGGCTGCACATCGACCACCAACTCGACTGGTGGCTGGCCGGATTCATCGCCGTGTTCGTGTTCGGGCCGCTGTCCGGCCTGGTGCTGTCCGCGGTGAGCCTCAAACTCAGCAACCAGCGGCCCGCCCTCAAGGTCGTCGCCACGGTCGGCGTCGTGCTCCTGGTCCAGGGGCTGGCCACGGTCAAGTACGGCTTCAACGCCCTCCGGCTGCCGCCGTTCCTGCCCAAGGCGACCGAGATCGTCCGCATCGGCGGCGTCAACATCACGTACGCCCAGATCACCATCATGGCGATCTCGCTGGTCGCCGTGACGCTGCTCTACTACTTCTTCCGGGTCAGCCGGACCGGCCTGGCGATGCGGGCCGTCGTCAACGACCCCGACCTGGTCGCTTTGCACGGCACCAGCCCGCAGGCGGTGCAGCGGCTCTCCTGGAGCATCGGCTCCTCGTTCGCGGCGATGTCCGGCGTCCTGATCGCCCCGACCATGGGCATCGACTCGGTGACCATGACCTTCCTGGTGGTCCAGGCGTTCGGCGCCGCGGCGGTCGGCGCCTTCTCGAACATCCCGCTGACCTATGTCGGCGCGCTGGCGGTCGGCGTGGCGTCCAACGTCATCACCAAGTTCGCCACCGACACCCCCGCCCTGCGCGGCCTGAACACCGCGCTGCCGTTCATCCTGCTCCTGGTCGCGCTCATGGCCATCCCCAAGCGCAAGCTCGACCTGCCGTCGCGCGCCGAGCAGCCACCGAAGATCCCCTACCAGGGGCCGCTCGGCACGCGGCTGATCGGCGGTGCCGTGGTCCTCGCGTTCCTGCTGATCGCGCCGAACCTGTTCAGCGGCCAGCTCACCTACCTGACCGTCGGGCTGACCCAGGCCATCGTGCTGTTCTCGCTCGGCCTCCTGGTCCGCACGGCCGGCATGGTCTCCCTGTGCCAGGCGGTGTTCGCCGCGATCGGCGCCGTCACCTTCGCCCAGGTCGCCGAGGGCTGGGGCCTGCCCTGGCTGGTCGGCGTGCTGCTCTCGGCGCTGATCGTGGTGCCGGTGGCGGCCCTGCTGGCGCTCCCGGCGATCCGGCTCCAGGGCCTGTTCCTGGCCCTGGCCACGCTCGGCTTCGGCCTGTCGATGGAGGGCTGGGCGTACCAGAAGGACTGGTTCTTCGGCACCACCGGCACCGGGCGCCCGATGCCGCGGTCGGGCGGCATGGACTCCGACGAGAACTGGTACTACGTCGTGCTGGCCTTCTTCGTGGTTGCCGCCCTGCTGATGGTGGTGATCCACACCAGCCGGCTGGGCCGCACGCTGCGGGGCCTGTCCGAGGCGACGCTCGCGGTGCGCACCCTGGGCCTGAACACGAACCTGCTCAAGCTGATCGTGTTCTGCATCGCCGGGTACTTCGCCGGCATCGGCGGGATCCTCTACGGCAGCACGGTGAACTACTCCGTGCTGGGCGACCAGTACTACGCGGCGTACTACTCGCTGGTGATGGTGGCGACGCTCGCGCTGATGCCGTTCCGCGAGCCCTGGTACGCGGTGGTGGCCGTGGTCGCCGCGATGATCCCGGCGTTCTGGCACAGTCCCAACGCCCAACCGTGGCTCAACGTGATGTTCGGCTTCTTCGCCATCGTCATCGCCACCCAAGGCGGCGCCGACACGCTGCCGCAGAAGGCCCGCGACTGGATCGACCGGCGGTTCCGCCGGAAGCAGGACACCGGCCCGCTGGTGGCGGTCGAGTCCGACCCCTGGACGATGCCGTCGCACGCCAGCGGCCTGGAGATCCGCGACCTGACCATCCGGTACGGCGGCCGTACCGCCGTGGACCAGGTGAGCCTGACGGCCCCGGTCGGCCGGATCACCGGTCTGATCGGCCCCAACGGCGCCGGAAAGACGACCCTGTTCAACGCGGCCGGCGGCCTGCTCACCCCGGCCGGCGGGTCGGTGCTGCTGCAAGGCCAGGACGTCACCGGTCTCAACGCCGCGGCGCGGGGCCGCCGCGGGCTGGGACGGACGTTCCAGCTGATGCAGCTCGCCGACTCGCTCACGGTGGGCCAGAACGTCGCCCTCGGGGTGGAGTCCGGCCTGGCCGGCTCCAACCTGCGCGGCCAGATCCTGGCCACCCGGTCGGAACGCCGCGAGACGCTCGAGGCCGCCGAGTACGCCATGGAGCTGTGCGGCATCAGCGACCTGCGCAACGTGAACGCGGGGCAACTCTCGACCGGCCAGAGACGCCTGGTCGAGCTGGCACGCTGCCTCAGCGGCCCGTTCGACACGCTGCTGCTGGACGAGCCGTCCTCCGGCCTCGACCCGATGGAGACCGAGAAGTTCGGGGAGACGCTGACGCGGGTGGTCCGAACCCGCGGCTGCGGCATCCTCCTGGTCGAGCACGACATGGCCCTGGTCCTGCGGATCTGCGCGGACATCTACGTCCTGGACTTCGGCAAGCTGCTGTTCCACGGCACCCCGGACGAAGTCCGCACCAGCCCCGTCGTGCGGGCGGCCTACCTCGGCTCCGAGACCGAGATCCGAGACGACCTGAGCGACGAGATCGAGGAGGCGGTCCGATGACCGACCAGCTCACCCGGGCCGGGGCGAACGGCGCCCTCGCCGCCAAGGCGGACGCCCCCGCTCTGGAACTGCGGAACGTCCACGCCAGTTACGGCACCACGACCGTGCTCCGGGACGTCTCGCTGAGCGTGGCCCCCGGCTCGGTCACCGCGCTGATCGGCCCCAACGGCGCCGGCAAGACCACGTCGCTGCGGGTGGCCTCCGGGCTGATGCGACCGAACGGCGGCCAGGTGTTCGTCGACGGGGTCGACGTCACGAAGTCGTCCGCGGCCCGCCGGGCCAAGCAGGGCATGTGCCATGTCCCCGAGGGGCGCGGGGTCTACCGGAACCTGACGGTGCGGGAGAACCTGCTCATGCAGGCCAACTCCTCGAACGCCAAGGAGACCATCGAGATCGCCACGTCGGTCTTCCCCCGGCTGGGCGAGCGCCTGTCCCAGAAGGCGGGCACCATGTCCGGCGGCGAGCAGCAGATGCTG is from Yinghuangia sp. ASG 101 and encodes:
- a CDS encoding pyridoxamine 5'-phosphate oxidase family protein, which produces MREQRRGRSIAMTRDEVGVFLDAERVCRVATIGADGHPHVVPLWFVWDGSALWLNSVVRSRRWADLRRDPRVSVVVDAGDDFDELRGVELFGEVEVASEVPRTSEPRPELTDVERRYAEKYSGTPDFVADGRHAWLRMRPAAVVSWDFRKNPALKPRRSG
- a CDS encoding branched-chain amino acid ABC transporter permease/ATP-binding protein codes for the protein MDTFLPFIVSGLVTGSVLGLAGTGLVLTYKTSGIFNIGHGAIAAAAAFVFYWLHIDHQLDWWLAGFIAVFVFGPLSGLVLSAVSLKLSNQRPALKVVATVGVVLLVQGLATVKYGFNALRLPPFLPKATEIVRIGGVNITYAQITIMAISLVAVTLLYYFFRVSRTGLAMRAVVNDPDLVALHGTSPQAVQRLSWSIGSSFAAMSGVLIAPTMGIDSVTMTFLVVQAFGAAAVGAFSNIPLTYVGALAVGVASNVITKFATDTPALRGLNTALPFILLLVALMAIPKRKLDLPSRAEQPPKIPYQGPLGTRLIGGAVVLAFLLIAPNLFSGQLTYLTVGLTQAIVLFSLGLLVRTAGMVSLCQAVFAAIGAVTFAQVAEGWGLPWLVGVLLSALIVVPVAALLALPAIRLQGLFLALATLGFGLSMEGWAYQKDWFFGTTGTGRPMPRSGGMDSDENWYYVVLAFFVVAALLMVVIHTSRLGRTLRGLSEATLAVRTLGLNTNLLKLIVFCIAGYFAGIGGILYGSTVNYSVLGDQYYAAYYSLVMVATLALMPFREPWYAVVAVVAAMIPAFWHSPNAQPWLNVMFGFFAIVIATQGGADTLPQKARDWIDRRFRRKQDTGPLVAVESDPWTMPSHASGLEIRDLTIRYGGRTAVDQVSLTAPVGRITGLIGPNGAGKTTLFNAAGGLLTPAGGSVLLQGQDVTGLNAAARGRRGLGRTFQLMQLADSLTVGQNVALGVESGLAGSNLRGQILATRSERRETLEAAEYAMELCGISDLRNVNAGQLSTGQRRLVELARCLSGPFDTLLLDEPSSGLDPMETEKFGETLTRVVRTRGCGILLVEHDMALVLRICADIYVLDFGKLLFHGTPDEVRTSPVVRAAYLGSETEIRDDLSDEIEEAVR
- a CDS encoding ABC transporter ATP-binding protein, producing the protein MTDQLTRAGANGALAAKADAPALELRNVHASYGTTTVLRDVSLSVAPGSVTALIGPNGAGKTTSLRVASGLMRPNGGQVFVDGVDVTKSSAARRAKQGMCHVPEGRGVYRNLTVRENLLMQANSSNAKETIEIATSVFPRLGERLSQKAGTMSGGEQQMLALSAAYVANPKLVLVDEPSLGLAPIIVDLVFDFLKTLREKDTALLLVDQYALRTLAIADHAYVLRRGEIAYDGDAADLLQGNMFEQYIGEGTT